In Poseidonibacter antarcticus, a single genomic region encodes these proteins:
- a CDS encoding GlcG/HbpS family heme-binding protein: MNTLVVKEKSISRQASMEICLLAVQKAEELKIAINVSVVDNKGLEMAFLRMEDSFIHSINIAKDKAYTSASFGFPSNQWIEIFKENPHLEQGFSNRDRLIPFGGGLVIFDDDVKIGAIGVSGGTEDEDIICAKYAIEKIGLK, from the coding sequence ATGAATACTTTAGTAGTTAAAGAAAAATCTATATCAAGACAAGCTTCAATGGAAATTTGTCTTCTTGCAGTTCAAAAAGCAGAAGAATTAAAAATTGCCATAAATGTAAGTGTTGTTGATAATAAAGGTTTAGAAATGGCATTTTTAAGAATGGAAGATTCTTTTATACATTCAATTAATATTGCAAAAGATAAAGCTTATACTAGTGCTAGTTTTGGATTTCCATCAAATCAATGGATAGAAATCTTTAAAGAGAATCCTCATTTAGAACAAGGATTTTCTAATAGAGATAGATTAATACCTTTTGGTGGAGGTCTTGTAATTTTTGATGATGATGTAAAAATTGGAGCTATTGGTGTTTCAGGTGGAACAGAAGATGAAGATATTATTTGTGCAAAATATGCGATTGAAAAGATAGGATTAAAATAA